In Ptychodera flava strain L36383 chromosome 6, AS_Pfla_20210202, whole genome shotgun sequence, the sequence AGTAACCTCTGACCCTTACTTTACATTAATGACTCAAATGAGAAGgaatataattattttcttgAGAAAGATGGTCAACACTTTCTACTCATGACTATGGCACTGCAGTCAGCTCTCCAAAGTCCATCAAATAATTAAACAAACACCATTCTTGCAATCATTAGGAAAATATACTGGCAAATAGACAATGAATTTGCACAGCATCATGGGTTGGCAGCACAAACAATGTGATAGGCTACAGCATATATACATGAAAAGTTTGGGGgacttttatcatttttttactattttctttattttttttattttttcatttatttatttatatttgctGATGGACGTCTTATCtagtagaataatttgtaactACTCAGGCTAGAATTTTCCCTTCCACTTCTCCCTTCTGTTGGaattacaaaaacaatcaaTACTTTACAGGTAGGGCAGCACATGTCACTCAGCAGGGCAAAGAAGATTTACCATAATGATTGTGCACCATAATGACAATGCCCATATTTTTTGCTATGCTTGAAGGACACAATTACATCATTTTTCAAACCCTGGTATATTTTCAGCGAGCCTTGCAAGCAAACTTGACCAATGTTTTCTTGGACTCATGATGAAGTTTTAAATTGTTACACATATTCGTAGACAGCTGGCTTTTGAGGAAATTTCGTGAAATTTCTACATTGGCTAAAACAGTTGACCAATATTCaacgatagagggcgctgtgtatTTCTGTTCATACGAAACCTAGGCCAGTCATGCCAATGCCTGTAAAAGACTGGGGAACCCCtagtaatacatgtatttttacctGTTTATCACCTATAATAAAAGAACTGATTTCTGAGCAAGAAAGCATGGGTAGTCATTAATACACACATTGTCCATGGCTATGAAACTCATCTACCTAAACAAGTCATGCTGAAACACAGGAAGCTCGATAATCTTGCATTCATTGTCACGTCTggaaaatgagcttaaaagacAATAAGAAGCTATTGAAAAGATTTTGACCAAGGTTTAATGGCTGATACGTGTAGCCGTTATATGACAATTGATCTGAACAGAATAAAACTGTTAATATGGCATCAATAGAACAACTCAATGGTCGCACTGCAGAGAGCACTTTGTGCAGTAACTGAAAAGGTTTTCAGGAACATGTCCAAACCAATCAGGAGATACAAAGTGCTTTGCTTCGACTGGGACATGGGTGTAAAACCATTTCCATGGAAGTGTGGAAAGCTCTTTTTCATCTCCCTACATTCCCTGTTAACAGATTTGATCACCAACCGTTGTACAGAAATAAAAGGTTCCATGAAAAGAACAAGAGGATTTTGGGGAAAGCCGCCTGACATACCAGATAACATCTTGTAACAGAAACTGGATTTTCAATAATACCTTCAACAGCTCAGGTACAACCTCAAAGCTGGATTATCATACCATCATGATTTCAATTTGGCTTAACAGCTTGTCACATTAAACTGCATCAAGAAGATGTCCTACTTTTTCCTACTATATTCATGCTACATATTAAtagtataatttttttcaaattgcatAGTTCCCCTAGTTTTGTCACTCATATTTTGTAAGTGCAGTAACCTTGTTTTCATGTTATTTGTATATCAGTGGGTACTAAGTGCTGggtaaaattttgatcaagataCACTTTGAACTCTGACCTTCAAAACCAAATACTGTCAGCTtgcattttaccaatttgttTTCGTACACTTGTTAGGAAAGGAAAGGGTCATGATTTCAACAGTACACCTGGCCGGCATTCAGTGAACAATGCTCACCAAAAAAACAAGAGTATTTGATGGGCATATCTTttgatgtttacaaaaattatcaACTTACTTGTTGAATAGGTTCAGTCCTATCCTGTATCTTCTCTTCCTTTCATCAGTCAGAGGCGCAATGTTCAAATTGCTCACAGATGGAGCTGGGGAGTCCTTTTTCCCATGAACAGCCTCCACTTCACTGACACTGATGTTCTCTGAAGTGAGGCTGATACTATCACTACTACCCTGGAAACTATCACTGGTTGCGTTAATTGAGAGGCAGCTCCCGTCAGTACTGAGACTCTCGCAGCTCTCGTACTTTTCCAAGTCAATCGGTTTGGCAATTCCGTTAGCGACTTTGGATTTCTCCACGCCGCCGCTGCTGCCGCTGCTGGAGCTGATGTCGCTCCTGGTGCTCACCGTTGTAGTGGTACTACTGATACTGCATATGCTGCTCCTGTTGCTGGCAGTGCCACTGCTGCCAGTAGAGTTCACAGCACCCACTGAGCTGGCTGCTGCCATGCTGGCGGGTACAGAGCTATCCAGCATTTTCCTCCTCCACACAGGTGATCCCACTGGCTCCTGGGAGCCCAGAACACGTACAACTGCTTTCTGGGGTCTCATGAAATCATCGTGTTCTCTGCTTTTTCTGTGATCTATTTTCCTCTGCAGAGGATCTTGTTCTTTCTTAGTTGTTGGGCTAACAATGGTCCGTTCCTTGCTCACTTTATCATCAATCACAGATTTTGTTCCCTCTGGAGTCGCCACAACCACCTCAGGCACTTTGCTATCCGTAGTCTTTTGTTGCACCTGTATGTTGTCTTTTTCCGGGCTTACATGTTGTTCACCCTTAGAAATACTTCTGGACATGTCAGTGGTAGCTGTATCCCCCGGGGACATTGTCACCGTCCTCTTTTCACCTGCCCCATCTTTCAAAAGAACAGTAACCACTACCGTCGATCCCTTTTTGGGATCACTTTCAGTACTCCCGGCCTTTTTATCATCCGTGTCCATAGTGACGGTATCCAGGGGAACATCCTCCTCCTGTGAGTATGATGCGGTGACCACATCTTCCAAAACTGCGAGAGGGTCAGCATCTGGGTCAGCCCCTTTCACTTCTGATGAGAGTCCTGTAGGATTTGACGAGGGTATCGTCACCTTATCGACGGGGCCGACCTGCCTATTGCTAGCTTCATCTCCATCCTGACTGCTCTCACTTGATGGAGAAACTGCTGAGAGTGAGGTATCTGCATTCTCTGGTATATCCACATGGCAGACAATGTCACTTTTCCTGTTGTCCTGAATTTGATCAATGTGTCTCGCCAGGAAAGCCACCTCTCCGAGATCAATAGTCTTATTGGTTGGATCCTCATCAGTGCTTTCACCTGGTTCAAAGTCTAGCGACACAACACACTTACTGAACATCTTTTCCCATTCCGGTCTGGCTTTTATCGTGGTATACCTCCGACTCATGCGGTTCTCTGATTTGGCGCTCCTTATCTTCTCAAAGTTTCTACTCATTGAATACTGGCGGAACGCCTGCTGAATAATTTTTGCCGCGCGACCGGATTTTCTTCTGCCACCATATTtcttttctaacatttccactTGCTTGCGCTGCAAGTCCGCGGACAATTCATAAGCACTGCTGTAGGCACGTGATCTTTTGATGAGCACATCGTCCTCTCGTCTCTGTTTGATAGATTTCTCTCGTTTTAGAGAGCGTACCCTCTTAACTTCGGCTGACAGTGGCGAGCCGGTGTCCTTTTCAGTGTGGCCAGAAACAGGAGTTGAAGGTTCACTACCTAGATGTAATGCAGGGGTGTGTAATTTTGATGGGGTCTTCTcactgcaaaatacaaaataaacatgcAATAAGTCTCCAAAGTTTGTCAAGGTGATAAGAGAAAAGCTGTCTTACCACTGTAAGTTAACTGTGCATAGCACAGATGACAGAAACACAAAACTACATCTAACTCCTTCCACATATTGTCTTTCATATCACAAAATGGCTGACCTCCTTGCTCCATGAcatggaaaaatctgaaaattaatAAGTATTTTTAGAAACCATTGCCAGATTTGAAGGTAGTAACACACCACTGAACGTAATTTTGGTGTACATAGGCTTTGTACAATGATACACATGAGTAGAATGCTGTAGAGTTTGAATGTGGTCTCAGGTCACACGTGACTAAGATAACCTGTACTTGCGTCATGGTGAATTAATGAAGAAGTCGGCTGCTGTTTTCATCAGTTTGCAATTACGTGATCACcacaaatgtttcaaaagagtCACATCTGAAAGCAGTGTGCCTAGACGTCAACACCGGGTGTTAATACAATTTGGCACTTATGATGAATGCCGCGAGGGCTAAAACCTCTCTAAAAGACATATTgtctttttgaaagttgtacacaaaaacaaaatcaaacaaacacaagcagactgtgctgttgtttgtttttgaattgtAAACAACAAATGTTTGCCCAACACAACAACATTTATAATTTATAAAACAGTTTTTATTCATGGGAAGGGTGATGCAAGGAAGTAAATTTGCCGGGTGGAAATCTTTCATCAATAAAGTTAATTTACCACTAAATAGAAAAATGCCTGTTGTATACTGGATTAGGTTGATGGACAAATGATTATATCAAATAATCCAtgcaagaattttttttacctACAGTATTGatgaaacattttaaaacatattGTAGTTTACCATGCCAtagaattcaaaatattaggtaacagaaaaatttagtccaattcatatttttaattgataatcatcTCATCATCAGTTGGTTTACATACTCAGACAATTCTCAGTAagaaattttaattaattaacatatttacTTAGGAATTCACGCATATGATAAAAAACAGCTGTATCATATTTAGGCAAATACCTTacacatatgtattttcaaaaaagtaacttATCTGTATGTTATGTTACATATTGTGTTCAAAATCGGCACGGTTCCAAATTTATCTTTTCTGAACACCATGGTCACTTTCTAAATATGTACATGGGACATTACACCCTACTCACTGTACGGCATTTACGTAAAACACCAATGTGGGTAACATGGAGTTGTCCCATTTCTATCCAGTGATGACACTCTTGGAAATTTGGAAAGCGATGTGGATATGTGAAAAGAAACGGCCCAGGATGATGCAATGATCAGAGCAGTTAGAGATGTGAGAACACATATCCAGCACCCATGCAATGTCGACACACGGaacagaaacacacacacacagcatGATATCAGAAGACAGATGGATGAAGCAGGAATAGTGCTTAGTTTACAACACTAGGAGTCCAATTGGGTGTCAGAGTTACGAACTCGCTCCTACAAAAATACACAAGTGACATGGGTGAAAACAGCTACCCTATATCACTGCAATGTAAACAGGCAACAGTTTCAGGAACATTTTTGtatacaaaaaacacagaaacgTTCATAGTATTacatagacatattgaaatattttctcattattttccTACAGCAAtcaacaatttttatcattataaTAATCATTATTATGGTGTACATTTACCATTTGAACACACACTTATACTGAAGTATGTCCTGACCTTGTATGTGTAATACATATCagatttaaaaattaaacaccatatgaaatatcaaaatactaAGTTCAATTCTCAAAAAAAGATACTCTACTGTATCACCTAATGTTAACATTGAAGAATAGAATCATTTGTATCACCAATATGGCTCCCATGAGACTGTTTCTAGCTTGCCAATTACACAGTACAGTCCATTGATCTCTCCACACTGATGTACCACACACCCACACTAGGTAAACCTACATTACCAGTAAACGTGGCTGGCAATAAAACATCCCTTCAGCAGTACACCTAGCTTCAACTCAAGTCATGCCAGTTTATAGCTTCCCCTCGTAAAACATCATCTAGTTGATAATGAAAGGATACGGCATTACCTTCAGGTTATTACACTGGCTGAATTCAAGGGTCGGGCACAGCTTTCACTGAGACGGGTAACATCTGCACCAGCACAGCTAATGGGCCCAGCAACAGACACAACCATCACAATGTCACAGATGGGTGCAGTTCATTCGCTCACAAATgctgcctctctctctccccgAAACCTCCTTGGTACAACAATGTGATTATCCGATATTCGATAGATTCACATGGCAGCCAAACAATTAAAACCCTATACATACCATTCTTAACTGATTTGTAAAGCATGATGCTAACACAGCTGGCATCCCAAGGATTCTGTAATATTAGTGGGACCCTTTCAATCATTTCCAATTCATACTGGCTTACACATCTTACTGAAATACCCTTATAATTAGCAAGCTTTTAGTCCAAGCAGGCCTCATTTTGACTGACCTCTCTGTATTACTACCGTCAGCAAACTAATTAGAATCTAATATTAGAAACTCAACAGTAATTTCAGCTCCAAAGAAATGAAAGGGAAATGAGAaagattgtcttttttttttttctttaatacatGTCGTTCTCAGTTATGAAGAAAAACTTGGTGTGTGTACCGTTGCTACGTTATATTTACCAAGGTGCTTCCACATGCATCCATCCGTTATTATCCAGTAGTACTGACAGTTACACTATttacatcaaattcatgaataatttaaattCATGAATAATTCTACCAGTGCTGCCAGACTATCATCGTTGACAGATGATGTCAGATGCAAAATAAACACTGTGGTGGTGAGTGTGATGTATCGtgaattattcatatttatctGAAGAGTAATTGTTCAATGTACGTCACTGACAGGCTTCGGTTTGGTCACACAGGATATCTAACTACCGACGTCATCTGCACATCCTGTAAAGCTCAGAGCTGGGTTAAGAGTCACCATCCAGGTATGCCTGGCTCAATTCTACTGACCACAGA encodes:
- the LOC139134984 gene encoding IQ motif and SEC7 domain-containing protein 1-like isoform X13; this encodes MSFLGEKTPSKLHTPALHLGSEPSTPVSGHTEKDTGSPLSAEVKRVRSLKREKSIKQRREDDVLIKRSRAYSSAYELSADLQRKQVEMLEKKYGGRRKSGRAAKIIQQAFRQYSMSRNFEKIRSAKSENRMSRRYTTIKARPEWEKMFSKCVVSLDFEPGESTDEDPTNKTIDLGEVAFLARHIDQIQDNRKSDIVCHVDIPENADTSLSAVSPSSESSQDGDEASNRQVGPVDKVTIPSSNPTGLSSEVKGADPDADPLAVLEDVVTASYSQEEDVPLDTVTMDTDDKKAGSTESDPKKGSTVVVTVLLKDGAGEKRTVTMSPGDTATTDMSRSISKGEQHVSPEKDNIQVQQKTTDSKVPEVVVATPEGTKSVIDDKVSKERTIVSPTTKKEQDPLQRKIDHRKSREHDDFMRPQKAVVRVLGSQEPVGSPVWRRKMLDSSVPASMAAASSVGAVNSTGSSGTASNRSSICSISSTTTTVSTRSDISSSSGSSGGVEKSKVANGIAKPIDLEKYESCESLSTDGSCLSINATSDSFQGSSDSISLTSENISVSEVEAVHGKKDSPAPSVSNLNIAPLTDERKRRYRIGLNLFNKKPEKGLKLLIENKFLDNSPMSVAKFLLTAKGVSKQMTGEYLGNLQNRFNMEVLEYFVDHIDLAGLPLDEALRKFQTYYRMPGEAQKIERLMEAFGQRYCMCNPKVVSKFRNPDTVFILAFAIIMLNTDQHNPNIKPERRMKLEDFLRNLRGIDNGEDVDRDYLVGIYDRVRRREFQPGVDHVTQVRKLDQSIVGHKPILAEAHRRLVCYVRLFEVYDPTKREKPHQREVFLFNDVLVVTKILTRRKTSITYNYKKSYPINGVTVLLFETPSYQYGIRLITVVDNKILITFTAQSEEDRNRFVTDLRECILEVNEMEEIRIGAELEKQTLTLKRSLGSAADSGVGLDTDSIINGDLRDSMDSLTVHSKDNSLKRTALSNSLMDLKESAGKKGRRDSSGSLDSGMPMSIHDSIPSRKRSPLTAFFSSKRKTHKSSSSVSRESLA
- the LOC139134984 gene encoding IQ motif and SEC7 domain-containing protein 1-like isoform X16 — encoded protein: MLEKKYGGRRKSGRAAKIIQQAFRQYSMSRNFEKIRSAKSENRMSRRYTTIKARPEWEKMFSKCVVSLDFEPGESTDEDPTNKTIDLGEVAFLARHIDQIQDNRKSDIVCHVDIPENADTSLSAVSPSSESSQDGDEASNRQVGPVDKVTIPSSNPTGLSSEVKGADPDADPLAVLEDVVTASYSQEEDVPLDTVTMDTDDKKAGSTESDPKKGSTVVVTVLLKDGAGEKRTVTMSPGDTATTDMSRSISKGEQHVSPEKDNIQVQQKTTDSKVPEVVVATPEGTKSVIDDKVSKERTIVSPTTKKEQDPLQRKIDHRKSREHDDFMRPQKAVVRVLGSQEPVGSPVWRRKMLDSSVPASMAAASSVGAVNSTGSSGTASNRSSICSISSTTTTVSTRSDISSSSGSSGGVEKSKVANGIAKPIDLEKYESCESLSTDGSCLSINATSDSFQGSSDSISLTSENISVSEVEAVHGKKDSPAPSVSNLNIAPLTDERKRRYRIGLNLFNKKPEKGLKLLIENKFLDNSPMSVAKFLLTAKGVSKQMTGEYLGNLQNRFNMEVLEYFVDHIDLAGLPLDEALRKFQTYYRMPGEAQKIERLMEAFGQRYCMCNPKVVSKFRNPDTVFILAFAIIMLNTDQHNPNIKPERRMKLEDFLRNLRGIDNGEDVDRDYLVGIYDRVRRREFQPGVDHVTQVRKLDQSIVGHKPILAEAHRRLVCYVRLFEVYDPTKREKPHQREVFLFNDVLVVTKILTRRKTSITYNYKKSYPINGVTVLLFETPSYQYGIRLITVVDNKILITFTAQSEEDRNRFVTDLRECILEVNEMEEIRIGAELEKQTLTLKRSLGSAADSGVGLDTDSIINGDLRDSMDSLTVHSKDNSLKRTALSNSLMDLKESAGKKGRRDSSGSLDSGMPMSIHDSIPSRKRSPLTAFFSSKRKTHKSSSSVSRESLA
- the LOC139134984 gene encoding IQ motif and SEC7 domain-containing protein 1-like isoform X14, coding for MLEKKYGGRRKSGRAAKIIQQAFRQYSMSRNFEKIRSAKSENRMSRRYTTIKARPEWEKMFSKCVVSLDFEPGESTDEDPTNKTIDLGEVAFLARHIDQIQDNRKSDIVCHVDIPENADTSLSAVSPSSESSQDGDEASNRQVGPVDKVTIPSSNPTGLSSEVKGADPDADPLAVLEDVVTASYSQEEDVPLDTVTMDTDDKKAGSTESDPKKGSTVVVTVLLKDGAGEKRTVTMSPGDTATTDMSRSISKGEQHVSPEKDNIQVQQKTTDSKVPEVVVATPEGTKSVIDDKVSKERTIVSPTTKKEQDPLQRKIDHRKSREHDDFMRPQKAVVRVLGSQEPVGSPVWRRKMLDSSVPASMAAASSVGAVNSTGSSGTASNRSSICSISSTTTTVSTRSDISSSSGSSGGVEKSKVANGIAKPIDLEKYESCESLSTDGSCLSINATSDSFQGSSDSISLTSENISVSEVEAVHGKKDSPAPSVSNLNIAPLTDERKRRYRIGLNLFNKKPEKGLKLLIENKFLDNSPMSVAKFLLTAKGVSKQMTGEYLGNLQNRFNMEVLEYFVDHIDLAGLPLDEALRKFQTYYRMPGEAQKIERLMEAFGQRYCMCNPKVVSKFRNPDTVFILAFAIIMLNTDQHNPNIKPERRMKLEDFLRNLRGIDNGEDVDRDYLVGIYDRVRRREFQPGVDHVTQVRKLDQSIVGHKPILAEAHRRLVCYVRLFEVYDPTKREKPHQREVFLFNDVLVVTKILTRRKTSITYNYKKSYPINGVTVLLFETPSYQYGIRLITVVDNKILITFTAQSEEDRNRFVTDLRECILEVNEMEEIRIGAELEKQTLTLKRSLGSAADSGVGLDTDSIINGDLRDSMDSLTVHSKDNSLKRTALSNSLMDLKESAVVVQKTSTLPHRRSPSSLPSATLTVTSANRLCVYPRQRRGKKGRRDSSGSLDSGMPMSIHDSIPSRKRSPLTAFFSSKRKTHKSSSSVSRESLA
- the LOC139134984 gene encoding IQ motif and SEC7 domain-containing protein 1-like isoform X6; translation: MEENALDSSTDNSALVSELRETIRNQEIKIEAQNFQIDILEERVQNYKLQRDALLRQLEEIKERFLSEDAEIDGRARNAASPSRESEKTPSKLHTPALHLGSEPSTPVSGHTEKDTGSPLSAEVKRVRSLKREKSIKQRREDDVLIKRSRAYSSAYELSADLQRKQVEMLEKKYGGRRKSGRAAKIIQQAFRQYSMSRNFEKIRSAKSENRMSRRYTTIKARPEWEKMFSKCVVSLDFEPGESTDEDPTNKTIDLGEVAFLARHIDQIQDNRKSDIVCHVDIPENADTSLSAVSPSSESSQDGDEASNRQVGPVDKVTIPSSNPTGLSSEVKGADPDADPLAVLEDVVTASYSQEEDVPLDTVTMDTDDKKAGSTESDPKKGSTVVVTVLLKDGAGEKRTVTMSPGDTATTDMSRSISKGEQHVSPEKDNIQVQQKTTDSKVPEVVVATPEGTKSVIDDKVSKERTIVSPTTKKEQDPLQRKIDHRKSREHDDFMRPQKAVVRVLGSQEPVGSPVWRRKMLDSSVPASMAAASSVGAVNSTGSSGTASNRSSICSISSTTTTVSTRSDISSSSGSSGGVEKSKVANGIAKPIDLEKYESCESLSTDGSCLSINATSDSFQGSSDSISLTSENISVSEVEAVHGKKDSPAPSVSNLNIAPLTDERKRRYRIGLNLFNKKPEKGLKLLIENKFLDNSPMSVAKFLLTAKGVSKQMTGEYLGNLQNRFNMEVLEYFVDHIDLAGLPLDEALRKFQTYYRMPGEAQKIERLMEAFGQRYCMCNPKVVSKFRNPDTVFILAFAIIMLNTDQHNPNIKPERRMKLEDFLRNLRGIDNGEDVDRDYLVGIYDRVRRREFQPGVDHVTQVRKLDQSIVGHKPILAEAHRRLVCYVRLFEVYDPTKREKPHQREVFLFNDVLVVTKILTRRKTSITYNYKKSYPINGVTVLLFETPSYQYGIRLITVVDNKILITFTAQSEEDRNRFVTDLRECILEVNEMEEIRIGAELEKQTLTLKRSLGSAADSGVGLDTDSIINGDLRDSMDSLTVHSKDNSLKRTALSNSLMDLKESAGKKGRRDSSGSLDSGMYSRNPHMTREARFLFARLRTLMSQQRVGKSHFYF
- the LOC139134984 gene encoding IQ motif and SEC7 domain-containing protein 1-like isoform X3, whose amino-acid sequence is MEENALDSSTDNSALVSELRETIRNQEIKIEAQNFQIDILEERVQNYKLQRDALLRQLEEIKERFLSEDAEIDGRARNAASPSRESEKTPSKLHTPALHLGSEPSTPVSGHTEKDTGSPLSAEVKRVRSLKREKSIKQRREDDVLIKRSRAYSSAYELSADLQRKQVEMLEKKYGGRRKSGRAAKIIQQAFRQYSMSRNFEKIRSAKSENRMSRRYTTIKARPEWEKMFSKCVVSLDFEPGESTDEDPTNKTIDLGEVAFLARHIDQIQDNRKSDIVCHVDIPENADTSLSAVSPSSESSQDGDEASNRQVGPVDKVTIPSSNPTGLSSEVKGADPDADPLAVLEDVVTASYSQEEDVPLDTVTMDTDDKKAGSTESDPKKGSTVVVTVLLKDGAGEKRTVTMSPGDTATTDMSRSISKGEQHVSPEKDNIQVQQKTTDSKVPEVVVATPEGTKSVIDDKVSKERTIVSPTTKKEQDPLQRKIDHRKSREHDDFMRPQKAVVRVLGSQEPVGSPVWRRKMLDSSVPASMAAASSVGAVNSTGSSGTASNRSSICSISSTTTTVSTRSDISSSSGSSGGVEKSKVANGIAKPIDLEKYESCESLSTDGSCLSINATSDSFQGSSDSISLTSENISVSEVEAVHGKKDSPAPSVSNLNIAPLTDERKRRYRIGLNLFNKKPEKGLKLLIENKFLDNSPMSVAKFLLTAKGVSKQMTGEYLGNLQNRFNMEVLEYFVDHIDLAGLPLDEALRKFQTYYRMPGEAQKIERLMEAFGQRYCMCNPKVVSKFRNPDTVFILAFAIIMLNTDQHNPNIKPERRMKLEDFLRNLRGIDNGEDVDRDYLVGIYDRVRRREFQPGVDHVTQVRKLDQSIVGHKPILAEAHRRLVCYVRLFEVYDPTKREKPHQREVFLFNDVLVVTKILTRRKTSITYNYKKSYPINGVTVLLFETPSYQYGIRLITVVDNKILITFTAQSEEDRNRFVTDLRECILEVNEMEEIRIGAELEKQTLTLKRSLGSAADSGVGLDTDSIINGDLRDSMDSLTVHSKDNSLKRTALSNSLMDLKESAVVVQKTSTLPHRRSPSSLPSATLTVTSANRLCVYPRQRRGKKGRRDSSGSLDSGMYSRNPHMTREARFLFARP
- the LOC139134984 gene encoding IQ motif and SEC7 domain-containing protein 1-like isoform X4, coding for MEENALDSSTDNSALVSELRETIRNQEIKIEAQNFQIDILEERVQNYKLQRDALLRQLEEIKERFLSEDAEIDGRARNAASPSRESEKTPSKLHTPALHLGSEPSTPVSGHTEKDTGSPLSAEVKRVRSLKREKSIKQRREDDVLIKRSRAYSSAYELSADLQRKQVEMLEKKYGGRRKSGRAAKIIQQAFRQYSMSRNFEKIRSAKSENRMSRRYTTIKARPEWEKMFSKCVVSLDFEPGESTDEDPTNKTIDLGEVAFLARHIDQIQDNRKSDIVCHVDIPENADTSLSAVSPSSESSQDGDEASNRQVGPVDKVTIPSSNPTGLSSEVKGADPDADPLAVLEDVVTASYSQEEDVPLDTVTMDTDDKKAGSTESDPKKGSTVVVTVLLKDGAGEKRTVTMSPGDTATTDMSRSISKGEQHVSPEKDNIQVQQKTTDSKVPEVVVATPEGTKSVIDDKVSKERTIVSPTTKKEQDPLQRKIDHRKSREHDDFMRPQKAVVRVLGSQEPVGSPVWRRKMLDSSVPASMAAASSVGAVNSTGSSGTASNRSSICSISSTTTTVSTRSDISSSSGSSGGVEKSKVANGIAKPIDLEKYESCESLSTDGSCLSINATSDSFQGSSDSISLTSENISVSEVEAVHGKKDSPAPSVSNLNIAPLTDERKRRYRIGLNLFNKKPEKGLKLLIENKFLDNSPMSVAKFLLTAKGVSKQMTGEYLGNLQNRFNMEVLEYFVDHIDLAGLPLDEALRKFQTYYRMPGEAQKIERLMEAFGQRYCMCNPKVVSKFRNPDTVFILAFAIIMLNTDQHNPNIKPERRMKLEDFLRNLRGIDNGEDVDRDYLVGIYDRVRRREFQPGVDHVTQVRKLDQSIVGHKPILAEAHRRLVCYVRLFEVYDPTKREKPHQREVFLFNDVLVVTKILTRRKTSITYNYKKSYPINGVTVLLFETPSYQYGIRLITVVDNKILITFTAQSEEDRNRFVTDLRECILEVNEMEEIRIGAELEKQTLTLKRSLGSAADSGVGLDTDSIINGDLRDSMDSLTVHSKDNSLKRTALSNSLMDLKESAVVVQKTSTLPHRRSPSSLPSATLTVTSANRLCVYPRQRRGKKGRRDSSGSLDSGMYSRNPHMTREARFLFAR
- the LOC139134984 gene encoding IQ motif and SEC7 domain-containing protein 1-like isoform X2, whose protein sequence is MEENALDSSTDNSALVSELRETIRNQEIKIEAQNFQIDILEERVQNYKLQRDALLRQLEEIKERFLSEDAEIDGRARNAASPSRESEKTPSKLHTPALHLGSEPSTPVSGHTEKDTGSPLSAEVKRVRSLKREKSIKQRREDDVLIKRSRAYSSAYELSADLQRKQVEMLEKKYGGRRKSGRAAKIIQQAFRQYSMSRNFEKIRSAKSENRMSRRYTTIKARPEWEKMFSKCVVSLDFEPGESTDEDPTNKTIDLGEVAFLARHIDQIQDNRKSDIVCHVDIPENADTSLSAVSPSSESSQDGDEASNRQVGPVDKVTIPSSNPTGLSSEVKGADPDADPLAVLEDVVTASYSQEEDVPLDTVTMDTDDKKAGSTESDPKKGSTVVVTVLLKDGAGEKRTVTMSPGDTATTDMSRSISKGEQHVSPEKDNIQVQQKTTDSKVPEVVVATPEGTKSVIDDKVSKERTIVSPTTKKEQDPLQRKIDHRKSREHDDFMRPQKAVVRVLGSQEPVGSPVWRRKMLDSSVPASMAAASSVGAVNSTGSSGTASNRSSICSISSTTTTVSTRSDISSSSGSSGGVEKSKVANGIAKPIDLEKYESCESLSTDGSCLSINATSDSFQGSSDSISLTSENISVSEVEAVHGKKDSPAPSVSNLNIAPLTDERKRRYRIGLNLFNKKPEKGLKLLIENKFLDNSPMSVAKFLLTAKGVSKQMTGEYLGNLQNRFNMEVLEYFVDHIDLAGLPLDEALRKFQTYYRMPGEAQKIERLMEAFGQRYCMCNPKVVSKFRNPDTVFILAFAIIMLNTDQHNPNIKPERRMKLEDFLRNLRGIDNGEDVDRDYLVGIYDRVRRREFQPGVDHVTQVRKLDQSIVGHKPILAEAHRRLVCYVRLFEVYDPTKREKPHQREVFLFNDVLVVTKILTRRKTSITYNYKKSYPINGVTVLLFETPSYQYGIRLITVVDNKILITFTAQSEEDRNRFVTDLRECILEVNEMEEIRIGAELEKQTLTLKRSLGSAADSGVGLDTDSIINGDLRDSMDSLTVHSKDNSLKRTALSNSLMDLKESAVVVQKTSTLPHRRSPSSLPSATLTVTSANRLCVYPRQRRGKKGRRDSSGSLDSGMYSRNPHMTREARFLFARLRTLMSQQRVGKSHFYF